The Ramlibacter algicola genome segment TCGCCACACAAGTGGCTCGGGGCCATCAAGACGCGAAGGATTCGCGGCGCCTCACGAGCACAAGGAAAGAAGGAGCAGCAATGCCCAAGATGAAGACCAAGAGCGGGGCCAAGAAGCGCTTCCGCGTCCGTCCCGGCGGCACCGTCAAGCGTGGCCAGGCTTTCAAGCGCCACATCCTGACGAAGAAGTCGACCAAGAACAAGCGCCACCTGCGCGGCCCGGTGTCGGTCCACGAGACCAACATGGGCCACATGGCGCAGATGCTGCCGTTCGCCGGCCTGTAAACGGACAAGGAGAACACACATGCCTCGCGTCAAACGTGGTGTAACGGCTCGCGCCCGCCACAAGAAGGTCCTCGCCCTCGCCAAGGGCTTCCGCGGCCGCCGCGGCAACGTCTTCCGC includes the following:
- the rpmI gene encoding 50S ribosomal protein L35; translation: MPKMKTKSGAKKRFRVRPGGTVKRGQAFKRHILTKKSTKNKRHLRGPVSVHETNMGHMAQMLPFAGL